ATAAAAAAATAGATCCTATTCCAGAATCGCCTAGCAACTTAGTAAGTCCCGAGATACTTCAACCACTCTATTCAAAGCCGTTCCAATCGGATATGATTGAGTGTACTAACAATTATGATAAGTTTTACCCTAGTCAATAGCCCGACATCTATTAATTATTGTTTTGAAATATATTTTTTTAGTTTTATTGTTAGTTGCGGAACATTCTCGGTTGCAGACTCAAATATACGCAAAGTGTCTAACACGTCATACCCATGAGCGATTTTATGACGCATCGCTACTGCTGGTCTTAATAAATTTGAAATATTGCTGTCCAATTCTTCTAAAATTCTGTTTGCGCATTCACCGATTTTTATAAAGTTCATTAAAACTATATCTTGTGCATCTTCATTAACTTCAAAAACTTCAAATGGCATTTTTTTGGTTACTGTAATTATTCTTTCACATGCAAAAATGATATTTTCAATATTATATATAATTAGTTTTTTAGGCAGCATGATAAAAATCTTTTGAAGGTTTCACCATGAATTCATAATATTTTTCTGGCACAAATTTTATAGGCACTAAATCGACTTTCCTACCGACTACAACTTCAAGCTCATCCCAAAAAACATAAATATCCCAACCTATACATTTGCTATCATCCAAAGCATAGAGTAAATCAAGATCAGAATTCTCGTGTTGCTGACCTGTTGCAAACGAACCAAATAACCTTAATTCTATAACACCATATTTTTTACAAAGCTCAATTATCTTTTCAGAATCTAATTTTAAACCAGGTAGATCTTTAATCATACTAATATTTTACCACCTTATTTGTTTAGTATCGCACTTTTAGCACTTGACAAATTAGCCCTAACGGTAAGTTTAATTAGCAGAGCACCAGACTCTTAATCTGGTGGTTCTTAGGTTCAAGCACTGGGCGGCGTACCATACTATTTTTGTATAGACTTAGATTATGGTAATGAACTTACAATGGGCGCACACCCACCGAGATGGTATCTCTGATGCTGAGTTGTGGCTAATACATGGTTTGGGTGATTCTTCTAATGTTTGGGATTTTTTATTTGATGATCCAAATATGCCTCATTTAGCTATGACGTCTATTGACCTGCCTGGATTTGGCAATACACCATTTATTGAAGATAATTGTGAACTTGAATCGCTCGTAAAAAGTTTGAAAAATATCATTTTGGAAAACCGTACTAAAAAAACTATTGTTATTATTGGCCATTCTGTTGGTGGCGATATTGCGACAATGCTGGCTTCACAGTATCCTGAGATGATACATGGCATTATTAATGTCGAAGGAAATCTTACAAATGCGGATACATTCTTTTCAAGAGAAGCAGCCACTTCAAATGAGTTTGGAACATGGTTTGAAAATTTTAAAGATAAAGTTGCTGACCTAATCCAATCCGGAGATATACCAGGAAGCTATTTAACTAGTCTTAATAAATGTGACCCTGTGGCTTTTCAAAGTTTAGCAAGTCGCATTGTTGCTCTAGGCGGAGATGAACTTGGGAAAATGTATATCGGGCTTACTACTAAAAAATGTTTTTGGTATGGTACTTCATCTCTCTCACAAGAATCATTACGACTTTCCGAAAAAGAAAATTTAGATACAATTCCTTTTTTTGAAGCTAACCACTGGCCAA
This Acidimicrobiia bacterium DNA region includes the following protein-coding sequences:
- a CDS encoding DUF86 domain-containing protein, which produces MLPKKLIIYNIENIIFACERIITVTKKMPFEVFEVNEDAQDIVLMNFIKIGECANRILEELDSNISNLLRPAVAMRHKIAHGYDVLDTLRIFESATENVPQLTIKLKKYISKQ
- a CDS encoding nucleotidyltransferase domain-containing protein, which gives rise to MIKDLPGLKLDSEKIIELCKKYGVIELRLFGSFATGQQHENSDLDLLYALDDSKCIGWDIYVFWDELEVVVGRKVDLVPIKFVPEKYYEFMVKPSKDFYHAA
- a CDS encoding alpha/beta hydrolase, giving the protein MVMNLQWAHTHRDGISDAELWLIHGLGDSSNVWDFLFDDPNMPHLAMTSIDLPGFGNTPFIEDNCELESLVKSLKNIILENRTKKTIVIIGHSVGGDIATMLASQYPEMIHGIINVEGNLTNADTFFSREAATSNEFGTWFENFKDKVADLIQSGDIPGSYLTSLNKCDPVAFQSLASRIVALGGDELGKMYIGLTTKKCFWYGTSSLSQESLRLSEKENLDTIPFFEANHWPMFDARDKFVKEINKFLNTI